A genome region from Psychrobacter jeotgali includes the following:
- the scpB gene encoding SMC-Scp complex subunit ScpB translates to MANNNDIHNAEAHSRHIEVLLHASETPLTANAIKKHLSLSTAELEQSLVLLQQRLSDGVLSLNETASGYRLQIADSYSALIQRVFPQRQQRLSQALLETLSVIAYKQPVTRSDIEYVRGVTLSSNILRQLFDKGWIKEEGYKDTLGRPALLHTTPQFLDAFGLSHLDELPPMPDLAAIKSTEH, encoded by the coding sequence ATGGCAAACAACAATGATATCCATAATGCCGAAGCGCATAGCCGACATATTGAAGTACTATTGCACGCCTCTGAAACTCCGCTCACAGCCAATGCGATAAAAAAGCATTTATCGCTATCGACAGCAGAGTTAGAGCAGTCGTTGGTACTGTTACAGCAGCGCCTAAGTGATGGCGTACTTAGTCTAAATGAAACCGCTAGTGGCTATCGCTTGCAAATAGCTGATAGTTATAGCGCCCTGATTCAGCGGGTGTTTCCGCAGCGCCAACAGCGTCTAAGTCAGGCGTTGCTAGAGACCCTAAGCGTAATAGCTTATAAGCAGCCGGTTACTCGTAGCGATATTGAATACGTGCGCGGGGTGACTTTATCGAGTAATATATTACGGCAACTGTTTGATAAAGGCTGGATTAAAGAGGAAGGTTACAAAGATACTTTAGGGCGTCCAGCGTTGCTACATACGACGCCGCAGTTTTTAGATGCTTTTGGACTAAGTCATTTGGATGAGTTGCCGCCGATGCCGGATTTGGCAGCGATAAAGAGTACAGAACATTGA
- a CDS encoding LpxL/LpxP family acyltransferase — translation MKAPELFDPKKSKQDSPEQSSPQGKPIKSPAIAAGTPTIKQTQKRTAEAPKKPFQWQFLLPKYWGFWLLFAIIMPLIYLPLRWQFWLGRKLGILIYKLAGSRRRDTLINLGLAFPEKPAAERELMAKQVFVNQGIGVFETLCAWFRPNVFTRTVSISGLQHLVNAQNEGRAVILLGAHYTMLDLGGLLCTQFFATDCMYRPQNNALLDWFIYNGRTTIFGKQISSRDMRSLVNSIKSGHVIWYSPDQDYGLKQGVMAPFFGVPAATITTPRRLAKMGSKQHPPAVMALHTYRQTPDSLPSGKRPHYHLTITPALVNYPSQDEVADATRVNEILEGLIRIDPTQWMWFHKRFKNGPEGRTDIYK, via the coding sequence ATGAAAGCGCCCGAATTATTTGATCCCAAAAAATCCAAACAGGATTCGCCAGAACAGTCGTCACCGCAGGGCAAGCCTATTAAATCCCCTGCCATTGCTGCTGGCACCCCGACCATCAAGCAAACCCAAAAGCGGACCGCTGAAGCGCCTAAAAAACCCTTTCAGTGGCAGTTTTTGTTGCCTAAATATTGGGGGTTTTGGCTACTCTTTGCTATTATCATGCCGCTGATTTATTTGCCTTTGCGTTGGCAGTTTTGGCTAGGGCGTAAGCTCGGTATATTAATTTACAAGCTAGCAGGCTCGCGGCGCCGTGATACTTTAATTAACTTAGGCTTGGCCTTTCCTGAAAAGCCAGCAGCTGAACGCGAGCTGATGGCCAAACAAGTCTTTGTCAATCAAGGTATCGGCGTATTTGAAACTCTATGCGCTTGGTTTCGTCCCAACGTATTTACCCGCACGGTTTCTATATCGGGACTACAACACTTAGTAAATGCTCAAAATGAAGGCCGCGCTGTTATTTTATTGGGAGCCCATTACACCATGTTAGATTTGGGAGGCCTGCTTTGTACTCAGTTTTTCGCTACTGACTGTATGTATCGACCCCAGAATAATGCGCTCCTTGACTGGTTTATCTATAATGGCCGTACCACTATCTTTGGTAAGCAAATCTCCAGCCGGGATATGCGCAGTTTGGTCAACTCTATCAAATCAGGCCATGTTATTTGGTACTCCCCTGATCAGGACTATGGACTGAAGCAAGGGGTAATGGCGCCCTTCTTTGGGGTTCCGGCGGCTACAATTACTACGCCGCGGCGCTTGGCAAAAATGGGCAGCAAACAGCATCCTCCAGCCGTAATGGCGTTACATACCTATCGGCAAACCCCCGATAGCCTGCCCAGCGGTAAACGTCCACATTATCATTTGACCATTACGCCGGCGCTGGTTAATTATCCCTCGCAGGATGAGGTCGCTGATGCTACTCGGGTTAATGAGATTCTAGAAGGGCTGATTCGTATTGATCCTACTCAGTGGATGTGGTTTCATAAACGCTTTAAAAATGGCCCTGAGGGACGTACTGATATTTATAAGTGA
- a CDS encoding acyltransferase family protein, translating to MKFRKDINGLRALAVISVVLFHFNAAWMPGGFAGVDVFFVISGFLMTGIIFRGIEQDNFSVLNFYVARANRIIPALALLCLVLLVFGWFYLTPLEYRSLGKHAASSVGFLSNFVYWSEAGYFDAASHEKWLLHTWSLSVEWQFYIIYPLILLALRRFLSIKALKLLIIVGTVGGFIFSAIATYKWPSASYYLFPMRAWEMMIGGIAYLYPFKVQENKKRIIEWTGLILVIGSYFLISAENPWPGYLAIFPVVGSFLILQAQRDDSIVTGNVVSQKLGSWSYSIYLWHWPLVVAIYLFSLPTYYIYIGMALSVLLGFLSYKYIEKIKFQRSFPTLLSYLKSKPIYIAGIVGILAATLVIEDETVRSYRMSPQQIAFVDSMERGNYECFDKPYQHLIESEFCTVTEGKEKLLAFGDSHSYSLLPAIENLAKNNKLQLTYTGYSGCPPLVDTYVKRDDQEEKSCYELNNKIKENILSGVYDYVLLSARWTYYTEGNYENPDIQFIYNDANQSVSQENSIEVFKSSVKETFAEYAKSDSDIYVMLQVPLQENKPDKILFNSSENKATNIEELNRNSISTEKHNNFQKKTNDIINEEADLYANINVIDPTAAMCNKDNCPVGDIESSYYFDNDHLSIVGSLRLEGWLEDTMISK from the coding sequence TATTTTTAGAGGTATCGAACAAGATAATTTTTCAGTTCTTAATTTTTATGTTGCTCGTGCTAATAGGATCATTCCTGCTTTAGCGCTACTTTGCTTAGTATTATTAGTATTTGGCTGGTTTTACCTCACACCCTTAGAATACAGATCATTAGGTAAACATGCCGCTAGTAGCGTAGGGTTTTTGTCTAATTTTGTCTATTGGTCAGAAGCGGGTTATTTTGATGCCGCTTCTCATGAGAAATGGCTATTACATACTTGGTCGCTATCGGTTGAATGGCAATTTTATATTATATATCCATTAATACTCTTAGCGTTACGTAGGTTCTTATCTATAAAGGCTTTAAAGTTATTAATTATAGTAGGCACCGTAGGTGGCTTCATCTTCTCTGCTATTGCTACTTACAAATGGCCAAGTGCATCCTACTATCTTTTTCCAATGAGAGCTTGGGAGATGATGATAGGTGGTATCGCCTACCTTTATCCTTTTAAAGTACAAGAGAATAAAAAGCGAATTATAGAATGGACAGGTTTGATTTTAGTTATTGGCTCTTACTTTCTAATATCAGCAGAAAATCCTTGGCCTGGGTATTTAGCTATATTTCCTGTTGTAGGCTCGTTTTTAATTTTACAAGCGCAACGTGACGACAGTATAGTTACTGGTAATGTTGTCTCTCAAAAGCTAGGCTCTTGGTCTTACTCAATCTACCTATGGCATTGGCCTTTGGTCGTTGCCATTTACTTGTTCTCACTACCTACTTACTATATTTATATAGGTATGGCGCTTTCAGTACTGCTTGGCTTCTTAAGTTACAAATATATTGAAAAAATTAAGTTTCAAAGAAGCTTTCCTACTCTTTTAAGTTACTTAAAGAGTAAGCCAATATATATAGCGGGTATTGTTGGTATTTTAGCAGCTACCTTAGTTATAGAGGATGAGACAGTCAGAAGCTATCGTATGTCACCTCAACAAATAGCATTTGTTGATAGTATGGAAAGAGGGAATTATGAGTGCTTTGACAAACCATACCAACATCTTATAGAGAGTGAGTTTTGCACAGTAACGGAAGGTAAAGAGAAGCTTTTAGCTTTTGGAGACAGCCATTCCTATTCACTATTACCCGCAATTGAGAATTTAGCTAAAAATAATAAATTACAGCTTACATACACCGGATATAGTGGGTGTCCCCCTCTTGTAGATACTTATGTGAAACGGGATGACCAAGAAGAAAAGTCGTGCTATGAGTTAAATAATAAAATAAAAGAAAATATTTTGAGTGGCGTCTACGACTATGTACTCTTATCTGCAAGATGGACATACTATACAGAAGGCAACTACGAGAATCCTGACATTCAGTTTATTTATAATGATGCCAATCAAAGTGTAAGTCAGGAAAATTCAATCGAAGTATTCAAGTCAAGTGTTAAAGAGACTTTTGCAGAGTACGCAAAAAGCGATTCTGATATATACGTTATGCTTCAAGTACCTTTACAAGAGAATAAGCCTGATAAAATACTTTTTAATTCGTCAGAAAATAAGGCAACTAACATTGAAGAGCTAAATAGAAACTCTATTTCTACAGAAAAACATAATAATTTTCAGAAAAAGACCAATGATATAATCAATGAAGAAGCAGATCTTTATGCGAATATTAATGTTATAGACCCTACAGCTGCTATGTGTAATAAAGACAACTGTCCAGTTGGAGATATAGAAAGTTCATATTACTTTGATAATGACCATTTGTCTATTGTAGGAAGTTTGAGGCTAGAGGGTTGGTTAGAAGATACTATGATTTCTAAATGA
- a CDS encoding segregation and condensation protein A, which translates to MQISPSYPANNAAINHEPDSIDSIRIYQTPVQQLPEDLYIPPGAFAIWLEQFAGPLDFLLYLVKKNNVDLTQMPILPITEQYLAYIEGLSHEHFELAGDYLLMASTLIAIKTELLLPKPQAPHDERDPKAELIERLEAYAQIKSASQRLDSLVRLERDVFLSLVSIPDQSIMNAELPSYSPNLLIDSLFKMQLQPDYQMHTIKVDAIPLSDRIASISRQLSSNGSLPFFALLDKSQGKIGVVVSFVAVLELMKRQLVGVMESATHEDSNQLQLEWLV; encoded by the coding sequence ATGCAGATCAGTCCGAGCTATCCTGCTAACAATGCTGCCATTAATCATGAGCCTGATAGCATTGATAGCATTCGTATCTACCAAACGCCCGTGCAGCAGTTGCCAGAGGATTTATACATACCCCCTGGCGCTTTTGCTATTTGGCTAGAGCAATTTGCCGGGCCGCTGGACTTTTTATTGTATTTGGTCAAAAAGAACAACGTTGATCTGACTCAAATGCCCATTCTGCCGATCACTGAGCAGTACTTAGCTTATATCGAAGGCTTAAGTCATGAGCATTTTGAGTTGGCGGGCGATTATCTACTGATGGCCTCGACCTTGATTGCTATCAAAACCGAGCTGCTATTACCCAAACCGCAAGCACCGCATGATGAGCGTGATCCAAAAGCTGAACTGATTGAGCGTTTAGAGGCCTATGCGCAGATTAAGTCAGCCAGCCAGCGCTTAGACAGTCTAGTGCGCCTTGAGCGTGACGTATTCTTATCGCTAGTCAGCATCCCCGACCAAAGCATCATGAATGCTGAGCTGCCAAGCTATTCGCCCAACTTACTGATAGACAGCCTTTTTAAAATGCAATTACAGCCCGATTACCAGATGCACACGATCAAGGTTGATGCTATCCCTCTATCTGATCGTATCGCTAGTATCAGCCGTCAATTGAGTAGTAACGGTTCGCTACCTTTCTTTGCATTACTAGATAAATCGCAAGGCAAAATCGGTGTGGTAGTTAGCTTTGTGGCGGTGTTAGAGCTTATGAAACGGCAATTGGTTGGAGTGATGGAAAGTGCTACCCATGAAGATAGTAACCAGCTACAGTTAGAGTGGTTGGTGTAG
- the trpS gene encoding tryptophan--tRNA ligase: MSNNNAAVPANAAPSSESKRILTGIKPTGIPHLGNYVGAIRPAIQSIQNSDHEAFFFLADYHGIIGCYDPAVIHESTKAIAATWIACGLDPERVTFYRQSDIAEIPELAWILNCSCAKGLMNRAHAYKAAVDINMEKDDVDPDQGVTMGLFGYPVLMAADILMFNATHVPVGRDQVQHIEMARDIAGTFNHRYKSLFTLPSAVVDDDIPLLTGLDGRKMSKSYANTIPLFGEINPQVSSEKQMHKAIMKIVTNSQLPDEPKDPDDSALFEIYKAFATPAEIADMRAQYAAGIGWGDAKQVLFDKINSEIAPFRERYQQLMDNPKELEEILQMGADKARRHSRKQLDKTRRAIGIRPLAKLK, encoded by the coding sequence ATGAGTAATAATAATGCCGCCGTGCCTGCAAATGCCGCTCCTAGTTCAGAAAGCAAACGTATTTTAACCGGCATCAAGCCTACCGGTATTCCGCATCTAGGTAATTATGTCGGTGCCATTCGCCCAGCGATTCAGTCTATCCAAAATAGCGATCATGAGGCGTTTTTCTTTTTGGCAGACTATCACGGCATTATTGGCTGCTATGACCCGGCTGTTATTCATGAATCTACCAAAGCCATCGCCGCCACTTGGATCGCCTGTGGCCTTGACCCTGAGCGGGTGACTTTTTATCGTCAATCTGACATCGCTGAGATACCAGAGCTCGCTTGGATCTTAAACTGCTCCTGTGCTAAAGGGCTGATGAACCGTGCCCACGCCTATAAAGCAGCCGTTGACATCAATATGGAAAAGGACGACGTCGATCCTGATCAGGGCGTCACTATGGGACTGTTTGGCTATCCGGTGCTAATGGCAGCTGATATTTTGATGTTCAATGCCACTCATGTTCCTGTGGGCCGTGATCAAGTTCAGCATATCGAGATGGCACGAGATATCGCCGGTACTTTCAACCATAGATATAAGTCGCTATTTACCCTACCAAGTGCGGTTGTCGATGATGATATTCCGCTACTAACAGGGCTTGATGGGCGCAAAATGAGTAAAAGCTATGCTAATACTATCCCGCTGTTTGGTGAGATCAATCCGCAAGTAAGCTCTGAGAAGCAGATGCATAAAGCCATCATGAAAATCGTCACCAACTCGCAGTTGCCAGATGAGCCCAAAGATCCTGATGATTCGGCGCTGTTTGAGATTTATAAAGCTTTTGCCACGCCAGCAGAGATTGCCGATATGCGTGCCCAGTACGCCGCAGGTATCGGCTGGGGTGATGCCAAGCAAGTGTTATTTGACAAAATTAATAGCGAGATTGCGCCCTTCCGTGAGCGTTATCAACAGCTGATGGACAATCCCAAAGAGTTAGAAGAGATACTGCAAATGGGTGCGGATAAAGCCCGCCGTCATAGCCGTAAGCAATTGGATAAGACTCGCCGTGCTATTGGGATTCGCCCGCTTGCTAAGCTTAAATAG
- the rpsI gene encoding 30S ribosomal protein S9 — MERNYGTGRRKTSTARVFLSKGTGSIVVNGKPLDEYFSRETSRMVVRQPLELLDSTNDYDLYVTVAGGGISGQAGAIRHGITRALIEADETLKPALKAAGFVTRDPRKVERKKVGLRKARKRPQFSKR; from the coding sequence ATGGAACGCAATTACGGAACTGGTCGCCGCAAGACTTCTACCGCTCGTGTCTTTTTATCAAAAGGTACTGGTAGCATCGTTGTTAACGGTAAGCCACTTGATGAATATTTTAGCCGTGAAACTTCACGCATGGTTGTTCGTCAGCCATTAGAACTATTAGACTCTACTAACGACTATGACTTATACGTTACTGTCGCTGGTGGTGGTATTAGTGGTCAAGCTGGTGCCATTCGTCATGGCATCACTCGCGCTCTTATCGAAGCTGACGAGACTCTAAAGCCTGCTCTAAAAGCAGCTGGCTTTGTAACTCGTGATCCACGTAAAGTTGAACGTAAGAAAGTGGGTCTACGTAAAGCACGTAAACGTCCACAATTCTCCAAACGTTAA
- a CDS encoding acyltransferase family protein, with amino-acid sequence MKFRKDINGLRAFAVIAVVLFHFNAAWMPGGFAGVDVFFVISGFLMTSIIFRGIEQQDFSIAKFYIARGNRIIPALALLCVVLLVFGWFYLTPLEYKALGKHAARTIGFVSNHTYLKEAGYFEAASHEKWLLHSWSLSVEWQFYIIYPLILLGLRKLVSLNTMKLLLVFGTIVGFIYCVFVSYSTPNAAYYLLPARAWEMMIGGVAYLYPFKLSEPRKKGLELLGLALIIGSCFWISAENAWPGYLALFPVLGSFFIIQAQRNDSLLTGNFVFQKIGAWSYSIYLWHWPIVVFIYRASLDSFYIYLGMGLSIFLGYLSYKYVERAKLASYSQWKNLWRVKPLYILLATFALGTLIYKSEGADIDRRAGANSEQAKFLDYYTTQHQNLDETYWLKCNSYSALEETGTTDIDPSCITKKGHGGIFLWGDSHAEALSFGLRELAEAQNIPFYQKTSAGCIVSLSETDKQTGLGKKACDSSNKLALQSIKKLNPTLVVIAQANSHEEQDWQQISAKVASIADTKIIVVGPVSQWQPSLPDIMIKPKNWKSKPQMIADNGLDLDMIATDQIMKSRNENGYKYISLIDQLCEEHKDEEVYYCKVLADDGELLQVDYGHLSKSGSLLVVNEILAEPLLNLYNK; translated from the coding sequence ATGAAATTCAGAAAAGATATCAATGGCTTAAGAGCCTTTGCCGTTATTGCGGTAGTCCTGTTTCACTTCAATGCCGCTTGGATGCCGGGTGGTTTTGCTGGTGTTGATGTCTTTTTCGTCATCTCCGGTTTTTTGATGACTAGCATTATCTTTAGAGGTATCGAACAGCAAGACTTCTCTATTGCAAAGTTCTATATCGCTCGAGGCAATAGAATCATTCCCGCATTAGCGCTACTTTGTGTGGTGCTATTGGTATTTGGTTGGTTTTATTTGACCCCATTAGAATATAAAGCCTTAGGTAAACACGCTGCTCGTACTATTGGTTTTGTATCCAACCACACTTACCTAAAAGAAGCAGGCTATTTTGAAGCGGCCTCTCATGAAAAATGGTTACTACATAGCTGGTCATTATCGGTTGAATGGCAGTTTTATATCATCTATCCATTGATACTATTGGGTTTGCGCAAACTGGTATCACTCAATACTATGAAGCTATTACTGGTATTTGGGACGATTGTCGGTTTTATCTATTGCGTATTTGTGAGTTACTCTACTCCAAACGCTGCTTATTACTTATTACCTGCTAGAGCTTGGGAGATGATGATAGGCGGGGTAGCTTATCTATATCCATTTAAACTATCAGAACCACGAAAGAAAGGGCTAGAATTACTAGGTTTAGCTCTGATCATTGGCTCTTGTTTTTGGATATCAGCAGAAAATGCTTGGCCAGGTTATCTGGCGCTATTTCCAGTACTAGGTTCGTTCTTTATCATTCAAGCACAGCGCAACGACAGTTTGCTTACTGGCAACTTTGTTTTCCAAAAAATAGGTGCTTGGTCTTATTCCATTTATCTTTGGCATTGGCCTATTGTAGTTTTTATTTATAGGGCCTCGTTAGATTCGTTTTATATCTATCTTGGAATGGGACTATCTATTTTTTTAGGCTATCTCAGTTATAAGTACGTCGAGAGAGCCAAGTTAGCTTCATATAGTCAGTGGAAGAATTTATGGCGAGTCAAGCCACTTTATATATTGTTGGCTACTTTTGCATTAGGAACATTGATTTATAAATCTGAGGGTGCCGATATAGATAGGCGCGCTGGAGCTAACTCAGAACAAGCAAAATTTTTGGATTACTATACCACTCAGCACCAAAACTTAGATGAAACCTATTGGCTAAAGTGTAATTCCTATTCTGCTTTAGAAGAAACAGGAACTACTGATATAGATCCTAGTTGTATCACTAAAAAAGGTCATGGCGGTATATTTCTTTGGGGTGATTCTCATGCTGAAGCGCTATCTTTTGGTTTAAGAGAGCTTGCAGAAGCGCAAAACATACCTTTTTATCAAAAGACTTCAGCAGGCTGTATAGTCTCGCTAAGTGAGACTGATAAGCAGACAGGATTAGGCAAAAAAGCTTGTGACTCTTCTAATAAGTTAGCTCTACAAAGTATTAAAAAGCTTAATCCTACTTTAGTAGTTATTGCGCAAGCCAACAGTCATGAAGAGCAAGACTGGCAACAAATAAGTGCTAAAGTAGCATCAATAGCTGACACAAAAATAATAGTGGTTGGACCTGTGTCTCAGTGGCAGCCCTCTCTACCAGACATTATGATCAAACCTAAAAACTGGAAGAGTAAACCACAAATGATAGCTGATAATGGCTTAGATTTAGATATGATAGCTACCGATCAGATAATGAAGAGCCGCAATGAAAACGGCTATAAATACATATCATTAATTGACCAGCTGTGTGAAGAGCATAAAGATGAAGAGGTATACTATTGCAAAGTGCTTGCTGATGATGGAGAGTTGCTACAGGTTGATTATGGTCATCTAAGTAAATCGGGATCTTTGCTCGTAGTTAACGAGATTCTAGCAGAGCCTTTATTAAACCTATATAACAAGTAA
- the rplM gene encoding 50S ribosomal protein L13: MKTLSAKPAEVTHDWYVVDADGKTLGRLASQIAHRLRGKHKASFTPHVDTGDYIVVINAEKIAVTGKKAQDKKYYRHSGYPGGIKETNFTKLIAHKPEDVLHKAVKGMLPKGPLGYAMIKKLKLYAGTEHPHEAQQPKELDI, translated from the coding sequence ATGAAAACACTTAGTGCAAAACCAGCTGAAGTGACCCATGACTGGTACGTTGTCGATGCTGACGGCAAAACCCTTGGTCGCCTAGCTAGCCAAATCGCTCATCGCCTACGCGGTAAGCATAAGGCTTCTTTTACTCCGCACGTTGACACTGGTGACTATATTGTGGTCATCAATGCCGAAAAGATTGCTGTTACTGGTAAAAAAGCTCAAGATAAGAAATATTATCGTCACAGCGGCTACCCAGGCGGTATCAAAGAAACCAACTTCACCAAGCTGATTGCACATAAGCCTGAAGATGTTCTACACAAAGCAGTTAAGGGCATGCTTCCAAAAGGTCCTCTTGGCTATGCGATGATCAAGAAGCTGAAACTTTATGCGGGTACTGAGCATCCACATGAAGCCCAGCAACCTAAAGAACTAGACATCTAA
- the rsmD gene encoding 16S rRNA (guanine(966)-N(2))-methyltransferase RsmD, which yields MAKRSPARQRKPKAAAKNKNSAVGNVRIIGGQFKRRVVSFIDAEGLRPTPDRLRETLFNWLLNDLHGARVLDSCAGSGVLGFEALSRGAAHCTFIEANQAQSQMLRKSAEQLSLDSASYQVLYGPAEQVLDQLNPFNQSSEHEISSVNNSTGNPTFDIVFIDPPYAADLWQPILTALLRAELIDNTTLIYIEADKDLTEHLQQWVVSMETVLTVQKPNGFECIKQTKVGQVVAGLYQLSP from the coding sequence ATGGCCAAAAGATCCCCAGCACGGCAACGTAAGCCAAAAGCAGCCGCTAAAAATAAAAACTCAGCGGTCGGCAATGTACGCATTATAGGTGGTCAATTTAAACGGCGAGTGGTGTCCTTTATTGACGCTGAAGGCCTACGCCCTACCCCGGATCGTTTGCGTGAAACCTTATTTAACTGGTTATTAAATGACTTGCACGGCGCACGAGTGCTAGATAGCTGTGCAGGTAGCGGCGTCTTAGGATTTGAGGCTTTATCACGCGGGGCGGCGCACTGTACCTTTATTGAAGCCAATCAAGCGCAGAGCCAAATGCTCCGTAAAAGCGCTGAGCAACTGTCCCTCGATAGTGCTAGTTATCAGGTGTTATATGGCCCAGCGGAGCAAGTGCTCGATCAATTAAATCCGTTCAATCAAAGCTCAGAGCATGAAATAAGTAGTGTTAATAACTCTACTGGCAACCCGACCTTTGATATCGTCTTTATTGACCCGCCTTATGCAGCTGATTTATGGCAGCCTATTTTGACTGCGCTGCTAAGGGCTGAATTGATTGATAACACTACGCTGATTTATATTGAAGCTGATAAGGATTTGACTGAGCATTTACAGCAGTGGGTCGTCTCTATGGAAACCGTTTTGACAGTGCAAAAGCCAAATGGCTTTGAGTGCATAAAACAGACTAAAGTAGGTCAAGTGGTCGCTGGACTTTATCAACTGAGCCCTTAA